In one window of Arachis ipaensis cultivar K30076 chromosome B06, Araip1.1, whole genome shotgun sequence DNA:
- the LOC107605187 gene encoding protein EMBRYONIC FLOWER 1-like, with amino-acid sequence MESNFVSVDSISIDLPIGTANKTCEHFTIRGYVSDIRKKDWRKCWPFPMDESDNELPLPPLEVPKFRWWGCENCQQATANEINHGNDQTDVSHRNGGISDCNCSNAVVNSGTPESPVASAATPVNAEFDLNIPIDLTGDTDGLPVRNEIENNNAEIVQNRITDHDIGSEINLNHQVSSVTLPEARPDHMEECHINKIACEANVDKSPSDINEGTPTSEENQCHNGLRQSGSILRECTVVVGDNIIDHATEHLSPELADGNHDVSVENEDEIVRNHQGRNVERSTSLTRRRPRKMRLLKDLLNENGEAKTDKTTASRSLSHGPLNQFTTSEVPPVFQENEDVPVDSTLTYKGRGRKRKFVVDEESTSADMCSQRLDNEIQNPGGVSRTDNTAGKRHKSVPHVDKHLISRPQEGQWRKSGSTVDVTNKENLSESPSGSFPCASTEKGKDDFPLHMLRNRNVCNSKGKGKMPQADAEMDSITGRKNDKLVEGSFAHTASKNLSSRPECIAVPSTKGTSNGKELNEERHLPLKGYPSEQICNKQNISQKEIQLREGTSRAQLRNMDGKAIYCGARKNPSKDMSNAILEKGKEVYLEGTNGDRNNNKMIEVVDLDNSLERCDDLTAEDSDHGSEDDIPMEVVEILARNQYERSLPDVENLSCQLEMSVQREKDHVSDTEIGINRRQGNAFPRKENSSNYFSSSALHQFPFGFEVPQSKNKSSNGSHYSPSDTRKLGPAQTPIFNRRNADSMALTGESNGTEHDRYQSVSHDTYSNEAIHALHLLSLTGAGRETDTSSTASRSAKMVRRPSNPGICSANLERETHGSPRRQISEHLSSINLSDKSRNRLFDSPISATSTDQHGGKIRSTDFRDQNLPRYGNGIKMNGSNAAMQNVDSLQLRGANVETETSNQHRLDVAEPWQSISGSTIVVNRNPAEFTAPEDGNPYMINGEDLKFEDIPPNRRRGLPAPRGRKQMKTRRLQNERR; translated from the exons ATGGAGAGTAATTTTGTTAGTGTGGATTCAATCAGTATAGATCTTCCCATCGGCACCGCTAATAAGACATGCGAACATTTCACGATACG TGGTTACGTATCGGATATAAGAAAGAAAGATTGGAGAAAATGTTGGCCATTTCCAATGGATGAGTCTGATAACGAACTGCCACTTCCACCACTTGAAGTGCCGAAATTTCGATGGTGGGGCTGTGAAAATTGTCAACAGGCAACTGCTAACGAAATCAATCATGGAAATGATCAAACAGATGTTAGCCACAGGAATGGAGGTATATCTGATTGTAACTGCAGTAATGCGGTTGTCAATTCTGGTACTCCGGAATCTCCAGTGGCTAGTGCTGCCACTCCAGTGAATGCGGAGTTCGATCTTAATATCCCTATTGATCTGACTGGTGACACTGATGGTTTACCAGTTAGGAATGAGATAGAAAATAATAATGCAGAAATTGTACAGAACAGAATAACAG ACCATGATATTGGCTCGGAGATTAATCTCAATCATCAAGTGTCAAGTGTTACACTTCCAGAAGCTCGTCCAGATCACATGGAAGAATGTCATATAAATAAAATAG CTTGTGAAGCTAATGTGGATAAGAGCCCTTCTGATATTAATGAAGGGACACCTACTTCTGAAGAAAACCAATGCCACAACGGTTTAAGACAATCTGGTTCAATTTTGAGGGAATGTACAGTAGTTGTCGGAGATAACATCATTGATCATGCAACTGAACATCTTTCACCAGAGTTGGCTGATGGCAATCATGATGTGTCAGTGGAAAATGAAGATGAAATTGTCAGAAATCATCAGGGTCGTAATGTAGAAAGGTCAACCAGTTTAACTCGTAGGAGACCTAGAAAGATGCGCTTGCTTAAGGACTTATTAAATGAAAATGGAGAGGCAAAGACTGATAAAACCACCGCAAGCAGATCACTATCTCATGGTCCTCTTAACCAGTTTACAACTTCAGAGGTACCACCAGTTTTCCAAGAAAACGAGGATGTTCCAGTAGATTCGACTTTGACATATAAGGGTCGCGGTAGAAAGCGAAAGTTTGTTGTGGATGAAGAGTCAACATCTGCAGATATGTGCTCCCAGAGGCTTGATAACGAAATTCAAAACCCAGGGGGAGTTTCTAGAACAGATAACACTGCAGGTAAAAGGCACAAATCGGTTCCTCATGTTGACAAACACTTGATTTCTAGGCCACAAGAAGGACAGTGGAGAAAGAGTGGGAGCACGGTGGATGTCACAAATAAGGAAAATCTGTCTGAAAGTCCTTCTGGATCCTTTCCTTGTGCATCCACTGAGAAGGGAAAGGATGATTTTCCGCTGCATATGTTAAGGAATAGAAATGTCTGCAATTCCAAAGGAAAAGGCAAGATGCCTCAAGCTGATGCAGAAATGGATTCTATAACCGGGAGGAAAAATGACAAGCTAGTTGAAGGTTCATTTGCACATACAGCATCAAAGAATTTGTCAAGTAGGCCTGAATGCATTGCAGTTCCATCAACAAAAGGTACATCAAATGGGAAAGAACTCAATGAGGAAAGGCATCTTCCCTTAAAAGGCTATCCATCGGAACAGATTTGCAACAAGCAAAATATCAGTCAAAAAGAAATTCAGCTTCGAGAGGGTACTTCAAGAGCTCAACTTAGAAATATGGACGGCAAAGCCATTTATTGTGGAGCTCGAAAAAATCCTTCAAAGGACATGTCAAATGCAATTcttgaaaaaggaaaagaagtatATCTTGAA GGAACCAATGGAGACAGAAACAATAACAAAATGATTGAAGTTGTTGATCTAGATAATAGTCTGGAAAGATGCGATGATTTGACAGCAGAGGACTCTGACCATGGGTCAGAAGATGATATCCCAATGGAAGTTGTAGAGATCTTGGCAAGGAATCAATATGAGAGGTCTCTACCTGACGTAGAAAATTTAAGCTGCCAACTGGAAATGTCTGTCCAGAGGGAAAAAGATCACGTAAGTGatacagaaattggaattaacaGAAGACAAGGAAATGCATTCCCAAGAAAAGAAAATTCAAGTAACTACTTTTCTTCAAGCGCACTCCATCAGTTCCCGTTTGGGTTTGAAGTTCCACAATCAAAAAATAAGTCATCAAATGGATCTCATTACTCACCAAGTGATACCAGGAAGCTTGGTCCTGCTCAAACTCCAATTTTTAATAGGAGGAATGCAGA CAGCATGGCACTTACTGGAGAAAGTAATGGGACGGAACATGATCGTTATCAGAGTGTATCTCATGATACGTATTCCAATGAAGCAATACATGCGCTGCATTTACTTAGCTTAACCGGGGCAGGTAGGGAGACAGACACATCATCTACTGCAAGTAGAAGTGCTAAAATGGTTAGGAGACCCTCTAATCCCGGCATATGCAGTGCAAACTTGGAGAGAGAGACACATGGTTCCCCACGAAGGCAGATTTCTGAGCATCTCAGCAGCATTAATTTATCAGATAAATCACGAAACCGCCTTTTTGACTCTCCAATCTCTGCCACTTCAACAGATCAGCATGGTGGGAAGATCAGAAGTACTGATTTCAGGGACCAAAATTTGCCAAGGTATGGAAATGGAATTAAGATGAACGGCTCCAATGCAGCCATGCAAAATGTAGATAGTCTGCAGCTCAGGGGGGCCAATGTTGAAACGGAAACCTCGAATCAACATAGATTGGATGTTGCAGAGCCCTGGCAAAGTATCTCTGGAAGCACAATTGTAGTTAACAGAAACCCGGCGGAGTTCACTGCACCAGAAGATGGTAATCCATACATGATCAATGGAGAAGATCTGAAATTCGAGGATATCCCCCCAAACAGAAGGCGTGGCTTACCTGCTCCACGTGGACGCAAGCAAATGAAGACTCGAAGGTTACAAAATGAAAGACGTTGA